The Megalops cyprinoides isolate fMegCyp1 chromosome 22, fMegCyp1.pri, whole genome shotgun sequence genome contains a region encoding:
- the spag5 gene encoding sperm-associated antigen 5, producing MVAITAEEGQVSETDVGKWALGSGNSAFTRISPMTPKKDEEEQSTLVEQLAALGEALSVLTTSISQLQQLKDREQEQLQETVASLQRELHSLTCRHMSEVADLREQVASLQAQVEKDTVALKHKAQEEKTLKKLCSEMDENRELFEQHRSENKELRREVSELRRSLQQARLEGHVLRKELSSSQSGASMPALEEKILMHKEVDKLRRNLAEAEDSRSKLLERAKRHQLVHESNQRKLECELLVLDQMIETVRETLSSIPAVVKDCEKLQRLVAYLG from the exons ATGGTGGCCATCACTGCTGAGGAGGGACAGGTGTCAGAGACAG ATGTGGGAAAGTGGGCATTGGGCAGTGGAAACAGTGCCTTCACTCGTATTTCCCCCATGACTCCAAAGAAGGATG aggaggagcagagcacTCTGGTGGAGCAGTTGGCAGCACTGGGAGAGGCCCTGTCTGTGCTCACCACCTCCATCAGCCAGCTGCAGCAActgaaggacagagagcaggagcagTTGCAGGAGACTGT TGCCAGCCTCCAGAGGGAACTCCACTCTCTGACTTGTAGGCACATGTCAGAGGTGGCTGACCTGAGAGAGCAAGTAGCAAGTCTCCAGGCTCAGGTGGAGAAGGACACAGTGGCTCTGAAGCACAAGGCACAG GAGgagaaaacattgaaaaaactTTGCAGTGAGATGGATGAGAACAGAGAACTGTTTGAGCAGCACAGATCTGAAAATAAA GAGCTGCGCAGGGAAGTGTCTGAGCTGCGGCGTTCACTCCAGCAGGCGCGACTGGAAGGGCACGTCCTGAGGAAGGAGCTGTCCAGTAGCCAATCTGGTGCCAGCATGCCAGCCCTTGAGGAGAAGATTCTGATGCACAAGGAG GTGGATAAGTTAAGGAGGAATCTTGCTGAGGCTGAAGACAGTCGAAGCAAACTTCTGGAAAGGGCCAAGAGGCAT CAACTGGTGCATGAATCTAACCAGAGGAAACTAGAGTGTGAGCTGCTGGTCCTGGATCAGATGATtgagactgtgagagag ACCCTGTCCTCTATTCCAGCTGTGGTGAAGGATTGTGAGAAACTTCAGAGACTTGTGGCTTATCTTGGATAA